DNA sequence from the Schistocerca americana isolate TAMUIC-IGC-003095 chromosome 2, iqSchAmer2.1, whole genome shotgun sequence genome:
cgtctcgttgcgagcttcttctgatgtggcgctggtgtttggccacgctggcgagcaatggcacgcttccatacctcacacccacgataactggccacatgagcaccgccacagagtgcacatgtaggcttctcggagggcggacgggggcacgcacttcctgcatgggcgccggcgcatttaacgcatctgtccggcatagaacagtggcgcgcgacgtggttgattccctggcagcgaaagcactgcacagggcctctccgggaacgaagatcttcggtctggaccggaacgtcggcgacccgcgtcaattggtagagtttgcggttctccacggtgtcagagcagacgaccaggaagagcggcatatcttcgcgtgattttggcgacttcatcttcacaactgcccgtatgtagaagcccaggtctgcgagttctcgatgcaggtgatcggcttccatgttgaacggaaggtcgcgaaatacgatcttcaggaccttgtcaggtgcggaggcgtgggtatagaaagggataccacgctcagacgcctcctgggtgacccggcgatagtcatcagcagtgcggagtgtgaccctgtataggtctcgccccgcaggcttcacggtgtacacggccgttgtccagctgcgcaacagCTTCTGCAGTTCTCCATAGGGCGGCCGAAACTGAAGAACCACCGGCGGAAGATGGGAGTCTGTCTTCGGTGCAGGATTGCTCGGCGGCGGGTCCGGCGCGTCCTCGAGCGCATCGAAGGAGTTGGCGACGGCAGTTGGTGGCGTCGTCGATGACAGCATGCGTCTTGCAGTGCGCCGGGCCGGGACGAAACCGTCAGCGTCAGGGGCGAAGTCTTGCTTGGCCCTCTTCTCAATCGGCGAGCTGCGAGCAGCAGCCGTCGCAGCTGGtgccctcctcttctgtttcccgcTGCGTCCGCGTGGCCGAGGGGCGGCAGTGCTCTCATCGTCAGAATCGGGCAGCGGAGCAGACAGCGCAGTCTTCAACGTTTCCGTAGCAGTGTCCGTCAAATCCATAGCCGTAGCAGtggtcgtcataggtggggggccagatggggccgtcgacagcgcaagcgcggccgaacggcgatctgccacacccttcgcgtcgctagcaggcgcaggtacgtccttctcgcggctgcacatctcagcgactCCTAACGTGCGTCGTCCTGCCTTCTTCCTCGcgtagtgttcttatatataaagccgcggtgcggacggctgagggaacgcctgatctttccggctctctcgactagtcgctgggctagtaacgcaccacttcaagttacaatataatttatagcttctttggctgatggccgaagaagttctaaatttaaacgtgcattcagcacgcaggtaagtattgataataaaattttgacgtggctaggttaaatactttgggcgagagaattaatctaaataccctgcacgcactagatgagctctgaactggccctgttgagatccgctatcgctataattttataggtattaaaagaaactttacacatcttcataatcatagcggacctccaacctatttaaatctaaacatcctagccttatttactagcctgcttaatctatcttgcttccttcagttttgagacgaaaaccagaaaatcatgaatttccactaaagtcttaatttgtgaaatccaaagtactgtttttattaaatcattatgaaagatgaatctaaatataaattttgaagtctctagttcttttctgttgcgtcagtgatttttccagaaaaacgtccaaatctcggaaatggctgagg
Encoded proteins:
- the LOC124593775 gene encoding verprolin-like, producing the protein MCSREKDVPAPASDAKGVADRRSAALALSTAPSGPPPMTTTATAMDLTDTATETLKTALSAPLPDSDDESTAAPRPRGRSGKQKRRAPAATAAARSSPIEKRAKQDFAPDADGFVPARRTARRMLSSTTPPTAVANSFDALEDAPDPPPSNPAPKTDSHLPPVVLQFRPPYGELQKLLRSWTTAVYTVKPAGRDLYRVTLRTADDYRRVTQEASERGSACPRPPSEKPTCALCGGAHVASYRGCEVWKRAIARQRGQTPAPHQKKLATRRPGVSFAAATSGTSSAAPATSVPAPAASEAVPTPEAPAPPPPQPVAVPGTASPGPSAGPRPTNRRRGGHRPVGTQRSAPSVEQPQVDSHSDAATPPLSCAGAAPAVSTADLANLVAQLTALVTSATKLIEVLSQQLTAAVPMASPAPTAANTQQPHHGQR